The Candidatus Bipolaricaulota bacterium genome contains the following window.
AACCTCGATCGGTTTCGATCGGCGGAAGGCCGGTCCCTACCTTCGCCCCGTCCCACCACGGCCCGGCACGAAACGGGAGGACGACCTGGTTCTCCCCCCAATGGAGGAGGTCGGACGAGTAGGCGATCCATATGCTCCCCTCCCCTCCTCGGGGACGGTGTAGGATCGCGTATTTCCCTTTAACCTTGCGCGGGAATAGAGCGGCATCCTTATTGTTGGGCGGGAACACGATTCCAAGTCGTTCCGCGCTCTTGAAGTCGGTCGTAGTGGCGAGGGCTACCGCCGGGCCGTAGCCGGAATAGGCGGTGTAGGCGAGCACCCAGCGGTCGAGCTCGTCCACACGGGTGACGCGACAGTCCTCAATTCCGTACGCCTCGTACGGCGATCCCTGATCAGGGTGAAGCAACGGTCGATCCTCAATCCGCCAATCTGTAATCCCATCACGGCTGCGGGCGACGGTGAGGTGAGAACGCCCTGACCTGCTCTCCACCCGCAGGAGCAGGAGTACCTCATCCCCCAGGTCGGCAACGCCGGCATTGAATACCGCATTCGCCGGATAGGGAAGATCCGAAACCTCGATGAGCGGGTTACGTTCACTTCTGACAAACAATTCTTCCATCTCTCCTCCTCAGCGACCGATCGGTCATGGGCAGGAAGTATCCTCCAGCGATCCTGCTGGCTCAAGTATCTATTCTCTCAGTTCGATTCCGTGGACCATCGTGCAAATGCCGCACTGCGATGAGACATTCGCTCCCCTTCACCGCACGATGATCGCCACTAGATCGGCGACGTTCGTCCCTGTCGGCCCGGTGTTGATCAATGCATCCACGGCCCCCAACGCGGTATACGAGTCGTTCCGCGCCAGGACGTCCCACGGATCGATTTCACGTGCATGTAGCCTGTCGAGCGTCTTTCCGTCAACCATCCCCCCAGCAGCGTCGGTCGGACCGTCGCGTCCGTCGGTCCCCAGTGAGGCGATGATCACCCCGGGAAGCCCGGAGATCCCCAGCGCCGCCGATAGGGCGAGCTCCTGGTTCCGTCCGCCCTTCCCGCTACCATGCACTGTGACCGTCGTCTCCCCGGCGGCCAAGACAAGGGCGGGAGCAGGGACCGGGCGATCTCTGGCCGCCAACTCGCGTGCCATCGCGGCGAACACCTTTCCCACCTCCCGCGCCTCTCCCTCAAGGGTCGTGGTGAGGATGAGGGTGTTGTAGCCGAGCCGCTCCCCTTCCTGCTGTGCCGCCTCCGCCGCGATTGTCCCGGAACCCGCGATCACGTAATTCACCCGGGCGAACGCTGGAT
Protein-coding sequences here:
- a CDS encoding glycosidase; translation: MEELFVRSERNPLIEVSDLPYPANAVFNAGVADLGDEVLLLLRVESRSGRSHLTVARSRDGITDWRIEDRPLLHPDQGSPYEAYGIEDCRVTRVDELDRWVLAYTAYSGYGPAVALATTTDFKSAERLGIVFPPNNKDAALFPRKVKGKYAILHRPRGGEGSIWIAYSSDLLHWGENQVVLPFRAGPWWDGAKVGTGLPPIETDRGWLLIYHGIKNMVSGPIYRVGAALLDRDEPELFIARTHHWILGPQAPYERTGDVPNVVFPCGGFVRDGELWMYYGAADSSICLATARIDEIIDYLLADPRNHNGN